The genomic stretch AGCTGCTATTAATATGGTTTATGGTGCAGGAGGTTCTGGTGTAAGAGCTATGACTTCTTCTTCTTCACCGGGTATTGCTTTAAAGCAGGAGGGTATATCATATTTGGCTGGAGCTGAAGTTCCTGCAGTTATACTTAATGTTATGAGAGGCGGACCTGGTCTTGGAAGCATACAGCCTGCCCAAAGCGATTATAATATGATGACTAGAGGCGGCGGCGACGGAGACTATAACTGTCCTGTTTTGGCACCTGCTAATTTGCAGGAAGCGGCTGATATGATAATGGAAGCATTTGATATAGCCGATCATTACAGAACTCCTGTTTATGTGGCTGCTGACGGGTATATTGGTCAGATGATGGAGCCTGTAGAAATTATTTATAAACCCAAATATGAGCTTAAAGAAAAAACTTGGGCTACTACTGGTATGCGTGGTAAAAGAGAAAAAAATGTAGTAAACTCTCTTTATTTAGAGCCGGAATTATTATACAAGCATAATATACATCTGCAGGAAAAATATGCTGAAATAAAAGAAAAAGAAGCAAGAGCAGAAAAATACTTCACAGATGATGCTGAGCTTATATTTGTGTCATATGGTACTATGTCTAGGGTTGTAAGAGGAGTTGTTGATAAACTTAGAGAGGAAGGAAAAAAGGTTGGTATGATACGTCCTCAGACTTTATGGCCTTTCCCTGTAAAAGCATTTGATAATCCTAATTGTAAGATGTATGTTTCTATAGAGATGAGTATGGGACAGATGATTGATGATATAAAATTGGCATGCGAATGTAAGGCAGAAGTTAAGTTTTATGGTAAAGCAGGCGGATTAGTACCTACTGCTCATGAGATAATCGAGAATGTTAGAGGTTTTTCTGGGGGTATAATATGATAGTATTTGAAAAGTCAAAAGGTTTAACAGATGATAGAACACATTATTGTCCTGGCTGTATGCATGGCACTTCACAGAGAATAGTTGCTGAGTGCTTGGAGGAGCTTGGGGTATTAGATAGAACAGTAGGCATAGCTTCAGTAGGATGTTCTGTACTTGCTTATAAGTATTTTAATTGTGATATGCAGCAGGCAGCACATGGAAGAGCACCTGCAGTTGCTACTGGTGTAAAAAGAGCGGTACCAGATAGTATTGTATTTACGCTTCAGGGTGATGGAGACTTAGCTGCTATTGGTACTGCTGAGATAATACATGCGGCAGCACGCGGAGAGAACATAACCGTAATATTTTTGAACAATGCCATTTACGGTATGACTGGCGGTCAGATGGCACCTACTACCTTGGAAGGTCAGAGAACTACAACTACTCAGGCTGGAAGAGATTTTCACAAAGCTGGTAAGCCTATAAGAGTATGCGAAATGCTTGCTACTATAGAGGGGGCTACTTTTGTTGAGAGAGTTGCTTTAGACAGTCCTGCCAATATTAGAAAGGCTAAAATGGCTGCAAAAAAGGCTTTTGAACATCAGATAGCAGGAAAGGGTTTTTCTATAGTAGAAATGCTTACAAGCTGCACTACAAACTGGGGAATATCTCCTACAGATTCGCATAAATGGATAAGAGATTATATGATACCTCATTATCCTTTAGGCAATTTTAGAAATGATGCTTAAATAAGGAGTATTTATGAGTACAGAGAGAATAATTTTTGCAGGATTCGGCGGTCAGGGTGTTATGTCTATGGGGCAGATGATAGCATATGCTGGTATGATAGAAAATAAGCATGTTACTTGGTGTCCTTCATATGGTCCTGAAATGAGAGGAGGTACTGCTAACTGTTCGGTTGTAGTGAGCGATGAGCTTGTAGGTTCTCCTATTATCTCTCATGACGCTAATGCTGCTGTAATAATGAATCTTCCTTCGCTTACCAAATTTGAAAAAGATGTTCTTCCTAATGGAATACTTCTTATAAACTCATCTTTAATCGATAAAAAAGCTTCAAGAGATGACATAAAAGTAGCTTATGTTGAAGCTAATAAAATAGCTGGGGATATAGGTAATCCTAAATCAGCGAATATGGTAATGCTTGGGGCTTTGCTTACACTTCAGAATGTAGTATCATTTGATAGTGTCCAGCAGGCATTTTTAAAAGTATTCGGTGAACGTAAGAAAGATTTTTTACCTAGCAATGAAAAGGCTCTTAATGCAGGACGCGATGCTGTAAAAGATTTGGTTTCTTAAATAAATTTAAAATAATAAAAAATTATAGCCTCTGTACTTTAAGTGGTGCAGAGGTTTTTTATTATTTTAAAAATATTTGGGGGCTGGGCGGGCGGGCTAATTAGATTTTGAATAAAATTTGTATTATATTTTTTATAAAAAACCTTCTCTCTATAAAAAATTATAAAAAAAAATTATCAATTCTTGGCTTATTTTGCTCAAAAAATTTGTTTAACTAATATTTATATATTTTATTTACTTATAACAATTTTGGAGTATAATAATAATGCGTAGTATAAACAGAATGAACGATTATTTTGTACGCTATCTTTTAGGCTCTTTGGGTAATGAGGATATACTTGAGAACATAGTAAATGCTGTGCTTGAAGATTTGGGCTTTGAAACAGTACATAACCTGCAGATAATTAATCCGCATAACTTACCAGAGAATATTAATCTAAAAGAGTCCGTACTTGATGTAAAAGCAGTTACAAAAGATAAAAGAAAAGTTATTATAGAAATACAGCTTTCTGGAAATATAGACTTTTTGAAGAGAATATACTATTATATATCTAAGAATATAGTAAGCGAAGTAGAAGAAAAAGAGCCTTATGATATAATAAGCGAGGTAATAAGTATTAACTTTGTAGACTTTTATATGGATTTTAATGATGATGGTAAGCCTCACAGATGTTTTAAGCTGATAGATACAGAAAATCCAGAGATTGTTTTGGATATGGTGCAGATGCATATAGTAGAAGTACCAAGATTTAGGAGAATACTAAATAATGCTGATTTTGAAGATATTAAGAGAAAGAAAATATTATCTTGGATAGAGTTTTTTACAGCAAAAGATTTTGATAAAGTTAAAGATAAATTAAAGGAGGTAAATAATATTATGCCTAAAGTAATAAATAAATATGAACGTTTTATATCCAGTGAAGATGAGATGGAAGTTTACAATGCTAGAGATGCTTTTTTATACGGACAGACTTTAATGTTAAGAAGAGAGCGTGAAGAGGGTTTACAGGAAGGGAGGAGAGAAGGTATACAGGAAGGTATAGAGAAAGGAATGGAGAGAGGTTTACAGGAAGGCAGAAGAGAGGAACAAATTGCCATAGCAAGAAGTTTCAAAAATGCTGGTATAGATATAAATATAATCAGTGAGAATACAGGGCTTAGTGTAGAAGAGGTATTAAAATTATAAGAGGGTGGTATAAATGCCTAAAGTAATAAATAAATATGAACGTTTTATATCCAGTGAAGATGAGATTGAAGTTTATAACGCGAGAGATGCTTTTTTATACGGACAGACTTTAATGTTAAGAAGAGAACGTGAAGAGGGTTTACAGGAAGGAATGGAGAGAGGTTTGCAGGAAGGCAGAAGAGAGGAACAAATTACCATAGCAAAAAGTTTCAAAAATGCGGGTATAGATATAAAGATAATCAGTGAGAATACGGGGCTTAGTGTAGAAGAAGTATTGAAGTTATAATAAATAGTAAAAACTCAATACTTTTAATATCATTTAATTTTACTTTAAACAATAATGTATAGATTATAGATTGAAATAAACAAAGCAGTATATTGTTTTACTGTTATATTATTGTTTTGTATATAAAGTATAAGTATTAACTTAGTGTTCTATTAGTATGTTTTAATACATAAAATCCTAAAAAAATAATATATTGTGTGTATTATTTAGCTATATTTATATAATTTTGTTTTGTGAACAGATTGATATTATAGGAAATTATTAACTTTTTTATCTTTACCACTACACACAGATCAATGTGATTTTGCAAAAATTACTGCGAGTGGTAAAGCCCCATATATTAAAAAACAAAATGTAACTTTATTTTTAGCAAAATATAATTGTTTATGTGTTATAGTATGTTATTGATTACCTATTTTCACAATAATATAGTATGTATACATATTATATGTGTAAAAAGTTTATTTCATAGTGATGCGTATAATTATATTTTTTATTTAATTTTATTTGACGAAGCGGATAATTTACTGTTTTTAGTGGTTATTGGGGGACTTTTAGACAAAATTTATTAAAATTTCACATTTATAAGTGTTGACTTTTATATAAAAATTCATTAGAATAGGATTGTAAGCAAAATGCAAAGATATACATTGAAAAAAAGATTGCTTATTATGTTTATCTATATTTGCTTAAGTGCGGAACGATAAAGATCCTCTAAATCTTATTATTCTCACTGATTTTTTATAGTCCGTTAGAATTTATGCTTATATATTCTAACGTATTGGGAAACAATGGAGATCCTCATCTTTGTTGTTTCCTAAAATGTTTTGAAGTTACTGCCTTATTTAAGGTATTAACTATATAAAAAATTTTAGGAGAAAAAACAATGAAAAAAGTTTTATTGACAGCTATGGCAATAGTAACATTAGCTAGTGCTTCAGCATTTGGTATGTACGGCAGAGGTGATTCTTGGATAGACTTCCTTGTACATGGCAACCAATTCAGAGCTAGAATGGACCAATTAGGTTTCACATTAGGCAATGGTACTATTAAAGGTACTTTCGGTTTCAGAGCAAATGGAATTAACCTAGGTAACTTAGGAAATATACTTAGTGGAAACACTGGAAATGTTACTTTAGATTCAACACTTTCTGCTGGTATAGGATACACTTCTGATGCTTTTGGTATAGGTGTTGGTTATAACTTTACTTATGTAGATAAAGGTATACAAGTTCATACTCCAGTATTGATGGTTAATGCTTTAAATGATAATTTAAGAATATCTATACCTATACAGGTAGCTGTTACAGATAAAGATTTAGCTGGAAACAAATATAATAACTACAAATATACAGGTGTAGCTTTCAATAATATACAATTAAGATACTACACTGGTATAGACGCTTTCAATGCTATAAGATTCTATGTATACTATAGAAATAACTCATATGAAGATACTACTCTTAATAAGAAATATGTTTCAGAAAGTTTAGGTTTCCAATTAAGATTATACTTCTTAAATACTCAAGTAGGAAATGTAACTATCAATCCTTATGTAAGATTAGAATATCATACAGCTCTTAAAGGCAGTGCTATAGAAGGATATACAGCAGAAAATTCATATGCTAACATTGGTGGTGCATTTGTTTTAGCTGATAATCTAAAACAATCAGATATATATGAAGCAAATCCTTATAAATTCGTTATTAAACCAGTACTTGGTATAACAGCTAACAGCGACATAGTTACTTTATATGTTGAACCTTCTTTAGGTTATACAGCTACTTATAATGGACATTTAAAAGGCTTTGCTGATAATAAAGTAAAACATTCTTTAGCTTGGGGAGCTTATGCTGAGTTATATGTAAGACCTGTTCAAGATCTTGAATGGTACTTTGAGATGGATGTTAATAATACTGGAAGAGATGGTACTACTTCACAAGGTGCTACTCCAGTATACTTTGAAACTACTACTGGTATCACTTGGTATCTTCCTTCTTTCGGCGGAGATCAATAATAATAAATTAGAGATATAACTTAAGAGTATATATAACTAATAAAAAGGGGGGTTTTTTAGCTCCTCTTTTTATTTGCATATCAATATATTTCAGATATTTTTATTTATATAAAAATATTCATTTCTTGATTAGTCTTATTTCAAAATTATTATAATATTATTTTGTAAGCTGTTTATTAAAAAGTTAGGCTTATTATAAAAAATATTTGGGGGTGGGCGGGCGGGCTAATTAGATTTTAAATAAAATTTGTATTATATTTTTTATAAAAAAACTTCTCTCTATAAAAAATTATAAAAAAATTGATATTTTAGGCTTATTTTGCTCAAAAAATTTGTTTAACTAATATTTATATATTTTATTTACTTATAACAATTTTGGAGTATAATAATAATGCGTAGTATAAACAGAATGAACGATTATTTTGTACGCTATCTTTTAGGCTCTGTTGGAAGTGAGGATATACTTGAGAACATAGTAAATGCTGTGCTTGAAGATTTGGGCTTTGAAACGGTACATAACCTGCAGATAATTAACCCACATAACTTACCAGAGAATATTAACCTAAAAGAGTCCGTACTTGATGTAAAGGCTGTTACCAAAGACAGCAGAAAAGTTATTATAGAGATACAATTATCCGGAAATATAGACTTTTTGAAGAGAATATACTATTATATATCTAAGAATATAGTAAGCGAAGTAGAAGAAAAAGAGCCTTATGATATAATAAGCGAGGTTATAAGCATTAACTTTGTAAACTTCAATATGGACTTTAGCGATGCAGGTAAGCCACATAGATGTTTTAAGCTGATAGATACAGAAAATCCTGATATTGTTTTGGATATGGTGCAGATGCATATAGTAGAAGTACCAAGATTTAGGAGAATACTAAATAATGCTGATTTTGAAGATATTAAGAGAAAGAAAATATTATCCTGGATAGAGTTTTTTACGGCTAAAGATTTAGATAAAGTTAAAGATAAATTAAAGGAGGTAAATAATATTATGCCTAAAGTAATTAATAAATACGAGCGTTTTATATCCAGTGAAGATGAGATTGAGGTTTATAACGCGAGAGATGCTTTTTTATACGGACAGACTTTAATGTTAAGAAGAGAGCGTGAAGAGGGCTTACAGGAAGGAATAGAAAGAGGAATAGAAAGAGGTTTAAAAGAGGGTATAGAAAAAGGAATGGAAAAAGGTTTAGAAGAAGGAAGGAGAGAAGGTATGCAGGAGGGTATAAGAAAAGAGCAAATTACTATAGCTAGAAGTTTAAAGAATGCTGGTATAGATATAAAGATAATCAGTGAAAATACTGGGCTTAGTATAGAAGAAATAAATAAACTTTAATATGCTTGTTTTAAAAGCACTTGACAAGTTATATATTATATTGTATATTAAAAAAGTTTTTTTATTTAAAAAAATTAGGAGGTAAAATGAAAAAACTTTTAATTATTTTTTCTTTTATTTTTATAGCAGCATGCGGAGGAAATGAAGCAGGGCAAGTTTCAGTACCCGGAGTTGATAAAAATAGTAAAGAAGCTGCTGAGTTTTTGGAGGCAGTTAAAGGAAAAGCTATTGTACCTTTAAGATCTTCAAGAGGATTTCCTGTCGGGTATTTTAAAGATAATGGAGATATAGCAAGCCGTTATCATCATCCTACTCTACAAGGTGATTTAATTTTTATAGGTATGTCCAATAACTATGCTATATATTCAAGAAAAAGACAGGAGACTGAAAATGAATATGCAGATGCATATACAGCTATAACTTTATCTGAAGATAAAACGCTTATTAGAATCTATCTTGAATCATTTGATTATTCCTCTGAAATTTCTAAGTGGAGAAGAGAAGGTGCTAATTGGGACAATTATCCTAAAATGGAGATATCAGATTTAGGATTTGAAGATAGAGAATATACTAAAGATGATTATCTCTATAAGATTACAGATGATGAATATGACAAGAATGATTTTATAAATAAATAAAATTAATTTCTAAAGCGGGTGGAAACTACATGTTTTTGCCCGCATATTTTTTATATAATTCGAATATTATAAACTATCATAATTTAAATCATAAATCTTTATTATGTATTTATATATTCAGTTCTAAAGCCTTTATTTTTATTTGATTATGTTACCTTTTGCTACAATAATAATAAAAAAAATGTAATAAATTTTTTTATAAATACGATAATTCTAGTAATTAATTAGAAGCAAACAATATTTATTAAGGAGCATAATAATGTCAACAAGCTCATTTTTTGGTATAGAATTAGGTAAAAGATCACTTCAGAACTTCAAAACAGCATTAGAAGTTACAGGTCATAATATAAATAATGTTGCAACTAAAGGCTACAGCAGACAGAGAGTTGTAATGCGTACTTTTGATAAGCCTTTAGAAGCTCCTAGCCTTAATAGAGCAGAGCGTGCTGGTCAAATAGGTCAGGGTGCTGAAATCACTACAGTAGAGAGAATAAGAGATCAGTTTATAGATTCAAAAATAATGATGGAGCTTGGTACAGACGGATATTGGAAAACAAAGTCTGATTATTTAAAGCAGTTAGAGGCTATATATAATGAACCGGGCAATGCTAATTTAAGAAGCGATTTAGATGCTTTTTGGGATTCTTGGCAGGAAATGGCTGCTAACCCTTCAGAAAGAGGAACAAGAATGGTTTTAGTAGAGAGAGCCGACAGGGTAAATAATTCTATTAATCAGATGTTTAATCAAATGAACGGTATGCGTAATAATTTGAATAATCTTGTTGAAAGCAAAATTAATAGAATAAACGATATATCTAATTCCATTAAAGATTTGAATGTTGAAATAGTAAAACAGCAGGCACTAGGACAAAGCCCTAATGATTTGCTTGACAGAAGAGACTTGCTTATAGATGAACTTTCTTCTCTTGCTAATGTTGATATAAAATCTATGGATCCTGATGAAACTATTGTTTATATAGGAGGCAGAGCTTTAATTCAGGGAAATGTTGTAAGCGAATTAAGTGCTGAAAAAAATATCAATAATGAAGGAATGTATGATATATATTGGAAGAAAGATCATGTTCAGGTGCAGTTTGAAGGCGGAGAATTAAAGGCTTTATTAGAATTAAGAGATGTGGATACAGTTGATGCTATTAATGATATAGATACATTTGCTATGAATTTGGCTGACAGTGTAAACGAAGTTCACAGAAGCGGTTTCGGACTTAATCAGGAAACAGGTATTGATTTCTTTACTATGACAAAAGCTGCTCCTTCAGTTATAGGTAATTTTGACAGCAATAATGACGGACAGGAAGATTCTACTATAATGTTTAAAGTAAGCGGTATAAATTCTATAGATCCTACAGACAGTATAGGAAGCAGCGGAACTTTAATCTTTGGTAATAAATCAAGAGAAGGTGCTGATGTTGCAATAGATTATACAGCCCAAATGAAAGTAGGCGATTTAATAGATAAAATTAATTCAAGCGAGGCTAATGTATCTGCTTATTTAGATGATAATAACAAACTTGTACTTAAAGCCAGAGCTTTTGATGATTATATGAGACCTTCATATTTCATTAAGCATATAGAAGATTCAGGTGATTTTCTAGTTGGTATAACAGGGGTATTAAATCAGTCGGGAGCTAATGGAGCATATAATTGGCAGGCTACGGATCAGGTAAATCAATTAGCAGGAGACTTTAGAAACTTTACTACTACTCCATACAGACATCCAGCTTCAGCGATTGCTGTTAATGATATTATAAGAAATGATGTAAACTATATTGCAGCTTCTAAAGGTATAGATACAACAGGAAACGGATTTAATGATAAATGGAATGGTTTGGGCGATGGAGCTAATGCTTTAGCTATTGCTAATTTGAAAAATAAAGAGATAATGGTTGAAAGCAAATCTACATTTAACGATTTTTATACTGGAAGTATTGCGAGAATTGCCTCAAGAACAGAGACCGCTAATGCCGAAACAGAAAAGCAAACTGTTGTTATGGAATATCTTGAAAGATTAAGACAGTCAGTGTCTGGTGTTAACTTAGATGAAGAGGTTGCTCAAATGGCTATGTATCAGCATGGTTATAATGCTTCTGCTAGAGTAGTTAGTATAATGGATCAGCTGCTTGATGTTGTTATAAATAGAATGGGTGTGTAAGTAATATATAAAATTATTAAAGGCGGTGCCTGTTGTAGGTATCGCCTTTTTTTTAATAAAACAAATATATAAATATACTGTTCTTTTTATACATTTGTTTATATAAAAAATACTAAATATTATATAAAAATTACTACACTTTTTTTATAATATTACTTTACAGTTATTTGTTTTAAATATATATTATAAGTAATAATTCTTTAAAAAATATAATGCTAATTCCGATATTAACTGCACAGGAGCATTTTTCAATGGGTATAAAGATTCGTATAATTTTAATAATAGTTGGAGTTATGGCTTTAGTAGCATTAAGCACTAACTTTTTGAGTAATACTTTAAATACAGAAACTTTTTCTGCTATTACTGAAAGAAGCCTAGAGAATAGATTTAGATTAATAGGAAAAGAATTTGAATATAATATCATGTCTTCAAGAGAAGAAGCAGCCAAAATTGCGGCTACTCTTTCTATAGGATATAATAATATAAAAGATTATGATTTAAAAACTAGAGATAATTATTTTCAGAATTTTTTATCAGCTTCAGTAAATGAATCTCAGCTCTATTTTAATAGGATAATTAGTATTTTATTTCACCCAGCAGATATAGGTAATGGAAATGATCCTTTTACTATTTACAGATATTCTACTATTGATAATAGATTTTCAAAAATAGATATTACAAATACAGCTATGTGGGTTAATCTTACTAATGTTTACGGCTCTTCCGACAGAGGATTATTATACAGGCAGATATTAAGCCCCTATATGGTTAAAGAAAGTACTGGAGTTGGTATAACATTAAATATGGCTTCTACTATATCAGATTTAGATAATAACAGAGTTGTTGGTTTGGCAAATGTGGGGGTGCTATTTAATTATTCAGTACAGAATATTAAGGATATTTTAGATATAGAAGGTGCTGATATAATTGTAATAGATAAAAAAAATTCCAGTATTGTTAATTCTAAAAATAATGATTTAATTAATGCCCGTGTAGATATATTATATCCGTCTTATTACGAAATATTTAATTCTAATTTGGCTTCAGGAGATGTTATAATAGATGATATAGAAATAGAAGGGAAGCCTTATAAATCATATGTTACAAGTATAGCAGGGCTTTTGAATATAGTAATGCTTATACCTAATTCATATTATACTTTGCAGATTAAAGATATGAATAATTCTATATTTTATACTATTATCATAGCATTCTTAATGGCAATAGTAGCTATAATATTCTTTATTAAGGTATTATTTAGTTCTATTACTAAAATATCAGATGCTATAGGTAATTCTGTAGACAATAAGGATTTAACAGTAAGTATTCCTAAAATATCAGGCGGCGATGAAATAGGAGAGATGACAAAATGGGTGGTTCTTTTGAATAGCTCTCTTCAATCTGTGCTTTCCAGCGTAAAAAAGACTATTCTTACCTCCAAAAAACAAAGTGATACATTATCTGAAAAAATTACTGATAACTTATCAATAATATATGGTATTAATAGTAATATAGAAACAATTAAAAATAATGTTAATGATGAATTAAGTCAGGTAGAGATTGTAGAAAACAGCAACCAAAATATGCAGGAATATATATCTGCTAATACCAGCAGCATTGATTTAATAGAAAAAGACACCAGAGAACTTCAAAGCAAGATTATTGAAGAAGGTGAAAATATAGAGCAAATAGCTGCAGCAGTAGAGGAAATGAGTAAAACTATAGAGAGTATAGATAATATTATTTCCAAAGCTACAAATAAAGCTAAAGATTTGTCTATTGCTTCAATAAAAAGTAAAGAGAAAATGCAGGCTACATCTATGGCTACTGGAGATTTAAGAAATGCTTTAGGATTTATTTCTAATTTCGTAAGTTCTATCAGAAACATAGCTCATCAAACTAACCTTTTGGCTATGAATGCCGCTATTGAAGCTGCACATGCTGGTAAATATAGTTCTGGTTTTGCCGTTGTAGCTGAAGAGATACGTAAATTGTCAGAAGTATCAAATGAGCAGGCGGATAATGCTAATAAAGTACTTCAAAACATAGAAGACAAAATAATAATAACTACTAATGATTTAACAGAATCTACAGAACAGTTTGATGTTCTTACCAGAGATGTACAGGAAGTTACGGAGATAATGGGCACTGTTCATACATCTTCAGTTGAACAGTTAAAAGCTATTAATGAAATAGTAACTTCCATAACTAAAATATCAGAGTCTAGCGAACATATTAAAACGCAGTATATTGATATGGCAGATAAATTAAGTACAATAAAAACTAATCTTGAATCGCTTAATAATATTTCTCTTGCCACTTCAAAAACTATGAATAAATTAAAAAATATATCAGATTCTATTCATAGCAGTGTTGAAAGTATTTCTGAGAGTTCAAATAATCTTTCAGCTTCTGCAAACACTATGAATAAATTCGCATCTGATAATAACAGGCTTTTATCAGAACTTGAAGGTGAAATATCTAAATATAAAATTAAAGATATTAAATCTAAAAAGGATACTACTACTCAAAGAGTTAGAGGTATTACTCTGATAATATTAAAAGAATTTGTTAAAACAAAATTCGGAGAAGAGGGATATCAAAAATGGGTAACTGCTATGGAGCCTTCCTCCTCTTTAATATT from Brachyspira murdochii DSM 12563 encodes the following:
- a CDS encoding methyl-accepting chemotaxis protein, whose amino-acid sequence is MGIKIRIILIIVGVMALVALSTNFLSNTLNTETFSAITERSLENRFRLIGKEFEYNIMSSREEAAKIAATLSIGYNNIKDYDLKTRDNYFQNFLSASVNESQLYFNRIISILFHPADIGNGNDPFTIYRYSTIDNRFSKIDITNTAMWVNLTNVYGSSDRGLLYRQILSPYMVKESTGVGITLNMASTISDLDNNRVVGLANVGVLFNYSVQNIKDILDIEGADIIVIDKKNSSIVNSKNNDLINARVDILYPSYYEIFNSNLASGDVIIDDIEIEGKPYKSYVTSIAGLLNIVMLIPNSYYTLQIKDMNNSIFYTIIIAFLMAIVAIIFFIKVLFSSITKISDAIGNSVDNKDLTVSIPKISGGDEIGEMTKWVVLLNSSLQSVLSSVKKTILTSKKQSDTLSEKITDNLSIIYGINSNIETIKNNVNDELSQVEIVENSNQNMQEYISANTSSIDLIEKDTRELQSKIIEEGENIEQIAAAVEEMSKTIESIDNIISKATNKAKDLSIASIKSKEKMQATSMATGDLRNALGFISNFVSSIRNIAHQTNLLAMNAAIEAAHAGKYSSGFAVVAEEIRKLSEVSNEQADNANKVLQNIEDKIIITTNDLTESTEQFDVLTRDVQEVTEIMGTVHTSSVEQLKAINEIVTSITKISESSEHIKTQYIDMADKLSTIKTNLESLNNISLATSKTMNKLKNISDSIHSSVESISESSNNLSASANTMNKFASDNNRLLSELEGEISKYKIKDIKSKKDTTTQRVRGITLIILKEFVKTKFGEEGYQKWVTAMEPSSSLIFKNDISSKEWYPYITSFHKPYKLVCDLFYSGANTGIKEISEYHFNQIIPKHIRPLLFFIPKHIALSYAAEHIFPDLFDPAQIEIIKARRKLLVVHLTNFNDDPEVIELAVLSWATLLLESITHIRSSMEITKSIKDGEIYTEFVLKW